Genomic window (Streptomyces clavuligerus):
TCGGCCGGTACTTCTCCGGCAACGGCGAACGCCTCAACACGGCCGTCATCAACGAGGACCGGGCCGCCGAGGTGCTCGGCCTCACCCGGGGCGAAGGCCCCGCCTACGGTGCCAACCACATCGGCCGCGGCCCCACGGTCGCGAGCTGGGACCGGCTCGACGGCTCGCTGCCCGAGTACTCCCGCTACTCCCTCGAACAGCTCTACTTCCCGCCGGGTCTCGGCACGATCCTCGCCCAGACGGCCCGCGGTGAGGGACCCACCTGGTTCGGCCGGCACAAGAAGGAGATCCTCAAGCGCTGGAGCTCCTGGCTGACCATCTTCACGATGAGCGAGGACGACAACGAAGGCGTCTTCGGCCCGCCCCCGCCCACCGGCAACGCCACCCGCATCTCCCAGCAGATGCTCGGCCACGGCAGCCTCAGCTATGTCCCCACACCCAACACGCTCCACGGCTGGGCCAGCTCGGACGCGGAGGTCGCCGACATCCTCGGCCGGGACGGGCTGGCCGAGGTCATGCCGTGGACCAACGACGTGGTGGGCGCCTACACCGTGCACCCGCTCGCCTCCTGCCGCATGGGCGACGACCCCGGCACGTCGGCCCTCGACGACGGCAACGAACTCCGCGGCCACCCCGGGATCTTCGTCACCGACAGCTCCGCGATCCCCGGTGCTCTGACCGTCAACCCGGCCATGACCATCGCCGCTGTGGCCGAGCGGGCCATGCCGGGCATCGTCCGGGCGGCCAGGGAACGGGGCATCGACGTCACCTATGGGGCCCCCGCCCCCGACGGCGCCACGAGCGGACGGCGCGGAGTCCTGCCTCTCACCACCCCTCTGGTACGAGGATGAGGAGGCTCCTGCTGAGGAGCGCGCGCGGCGCCCTGGTGCGGGTCCGGCATGTGTCCGCCGTACGGCCCGCTGCCGCCCGCGGCCAGGTCGCCGCCGTCTACCGGCAGGCGGAACGCGACTTCGGCGCCGTCGCGCCCCCCATCGCCCTCCACTCGCCCGCCCCCGATGTCCTCGCGGGCGCCTGGGCGATGCTCCGGGAGACACTCCTCGTCGGGACGGTCATGGGCCGGACGGCCAAGGAGGCCGTGGCCACGGCCGTGTCCGAGGCCAATACCTGCCCGTACTGCGTCCAGATCCACGGTGCGACGCTCTCCGGCCTCCGCTCCGACGCTCCCCCGGACGCCGCCGGCGACGACGGTCCGGTCGTCGCGTGGCTCAGGGAGGGCCGGCGGCGACCACCCGGGAGCGGCGGCGGGCCGCCACCGTGCCCTCCGGCAGCAGTACCGGAAATGGTGGGCACCGCCGTCGCCTTCCATTACCTCAACCGCATGGTGAACGTCTTCCTCGACGATTCGCCGCTGCCCTCCGCCTCGCCTCCGGCCGCGCGCGACGCGGTCCTGCGCATGGTCACCCGCGCGCTGCGCGCCCGGAGCGCGGAGTCCCCCGCCCCGGGGGACTCCCTGGCGCTCCTGCCCGAAGCGCCGCTCCCGGACGACCTGGCGTGGGCGGCGGCCACCCCGCACATCGGTGCGGCGTTCGCCCGGGCGGCCGCCGTCCTGGAGGCGGCAGGGGCGCGCTCCACACCCGTGCCCGTCCGCTCGCTCGTCCTCGCCGAACTGGAGCGCTGGGACGGACGGCCACCCGGCCCCGTCCGCACCTGGCTGGAGGAGAGGACCCGACCCCTGCCGACCGAGGCCCGTCCGGCGGGGCGGCTCGCCCTGCTGACCGCGCTCGCCTCCTACCAGGTGGGGCCCGCGGACATCGACGCCGTACGCGCCACCGCCACGGGCTCCGCCGACCGGCTGCTGGTGGAGCTCACCTCGTGGGTCAGCTTCGCGGCGGCCCGGCGCGCGGGCCGCCGGCTGGCCGGGCTCGGCTGAACCGCGCTCAGCACTCTGGGAGAAGACACCGGGACCCCCGTTGGACCACGCTGGCCTGACACCGGCCCCGGCTCCCGGTCCACGGTGCGGTGCGCACGGGGCGCGTCCCGCACCGGTACCTCCCCGTTCCGACCCGTTCCGAGCGCTCCCGCAGGCCCGTACCCCCCTCATATCCATGGATTCCCGGTTTTCCGAACAGAGACGAGAGCGAGCGATGTCCGAACTGACGACCGTGCTCAAGGACCTGGCCGCGGCGGGCGACGAGACCGACCGCATGGTGGCGGATCTCGACGACGCCCAGTGGGCGCTGGACACCCCGGCTCCCGGCTGGACGATCACCGACCAGATCGCCCATCTGACCTTTGTCTTCCGGCTGGCCGGAACCGCGGCGGCCGACCCGGAGACGTTCCGTGCCCTGGCCGAGGGTGCCAAGGGCGACTTCGACGGCGCCGTACGGGCCGCGCTCGCCGCCTACCGGGGCGACTCCCCGTCCGCTCTTCTCGCGCGCTGGCGCGACCAGCGCGCCGAGACGATCGACGCCCTCGCCGCCGTGCCCCCGGACCGCGTGGTGCCCTGGCTGGTCAACCCGCTGCCACCCGCGGTCCTCGCGTGCGCCGGGCTCATGGAGACCTTCGCGCACGGCCAGGACATCGCCGACGCGCTCGGGCTCCGCCGCGAACCGGCCGACTGGCTGCGCCACATCGCCGGATTCGCCGTCCTCACCCGGGACTTCGGCTACCAGACACACGGCCTGACTCCGCCCGTCGAGCCGTTCCGGTTTGAACTGACCGGACCCTCGGGCCAGCCGTGGACGTTCGGCCCCGAGGACGCGGCCCAGCGCGTCACCGGCCCCGCACTCGACTTCTGTCTGCTCGTCACCCGGCGCCGCCACCGCGACGACCTCGCCCTGACCGCCACCGGTGCCGCCGCGGACCACTGGCTCGGCATCGCCCAGGCGTACCGCGGGCCCGCGGGCGAGGGCCGCAGGCCCGGCCAGTTCCCCGGCACCGCCCGGTGACGGCCGACCCCGGGCCCGGCGCCGTCCCACCGCCGGCTTCCGTGTCCGACCCGGCGGAGAGGTACCGTGTGCGGCCCTTCCGCATCGACATACCCCAGCAGGACCTCGATGACCTCCACGAGCGGCTGGACCGTGTCCGCTGGCCCCGGGAGGCCCCGGACGGCGGCTGGGACCGGGGCGTACCGCTCGGCTACCTCAAGGAGCTCACCGCCTACTGGCGCACGGCCTACGACTGGCGGGCCGCCGAGGCCCGGCTCAACGAGCACCCCCAGTTCCTCGCCGACATCGAGGGCGTCACGGTGCACTTCCTGCATGTGCGCTCGCCGGAGCCGGACGCCAGACCCCTGGTCCTCACCCACGGCTGGCCCGGCTCCGTGGTGGAGTTCCTCGGTGTGATCGGGCCCCTCACCGATCCGCGACGGTACGGCGGAGACCCGGCCGACGCCTTCCACCTGGTCGTGCCCTCGCTCCCGGGGCACGGCTTCTCCGGCCCCGCCCCGGGGCCCGGGTGGGGCTATCCGCAGATCGCCCGGGTCTGGGACGCGCTCATGCGCGGGCTGGGATATGACACCTATCTCGCCCAGGGCGGCGACCACGGGGCGTTCATCTCCCTCGAACTGGCCCGGCTGGCACCGGACCGCGTGACCGGGGTGCATGTCAACATGCTCTTCGCGATCCCGTCCGGCGACCCGGCGGAACTCGCGGACCTCACCCCGTCGGACCTGGAGCGGCTCGGCCGGATGGTCCGCTTCGACCAGGAACTGTCCGGCTATATGAAACTCCAGGCCACCCGCCCGCAGACGATCTCCTACGGCCTCACCGACTCCCCCGTCGGCCAGCTCGCCTGGATCATCGAGAAGTTCATGGAGTGGACCGACTCGGAGACGTCACCGGAAGAGGCGGTGGACCGCGATGTGCTGCTCACCAATGTCATGCTCTACTGGCTGACGGGTACCGCCGCGACCTCCGCCCACCTCTTCTACGACGCCCGCCCCTATATGCAGAAGGTCTTCACGCCGGGGGTGCGGCCCGAGCCGGTTCCCGTCCCGCTCGGTGTCCTCGTCCTGAAACCCGACTTCGCGCCGGTGCGCAGCCTCGCCGAGCGCGACCACCCGGGCATCGTGCACTGGACCGAGATCGAACGGGGCGGTCACTTCGCCACGCTGGAACAGCCGACGGCCTTCGTGGCGGACGTCAGGGAGTTCGCGCGCCGGCTGCCCTGAGCGCCGCCCGCGCGGTGGCGGAGGAGAGAGCCGTGTGCCCGGCCCGGGACATCCCGGGCCGGGCACACGGCTCCGCGCGTCCGACATCCCCGGCCGGGCACGGGCTACACCGGAGCCCGGCGCGCCACGAACAATCCGCGCCCCGACTGCACGTCCGGCAGGTACTCCGCCGCACAGCCGGCCTCCGCGAACGCGTCCAGGTACTGGCGCCGGGTCCACAGCCCGAAGACATGGGTCTCCGTGAAGTGCTCGATACCCCGTGCGTCCGCCACCACCCAGTGGCTCTCCACCGCGGCGCTCGCCGGACCCCGCCGGGTGTGCGAGGCCCGTGTCACCGTGACCCCCCCACCCCGCACCACATCGGCGGCGACATGCCCGTCGAGGAACGTCTCGGGGAAGTACCAGGGCTCCACGACCAGGACACCCCCCGGTGCGAGATGCCGCTCCATCCGCCGCAGCGCCGCCACCAGGTCCCGCGGCGACGGCAGATAGGCGACGGCGGTCGACAGGGAGATCACGGCGTCGTAGCTGCGCCCCAGGTCGACCTCGCGCATGTCCGCCACGTGCACGGCGACTCCCGGGAGCTTGCGCCGGGCGACCTCGGCCATGGGCGCCGAGAGATCGACGCCCTCCACATGGCGGAAGCCGTGGCGCAGCGCCAGCAGGTGCTCGCCGGTGCCGCAGCCCATGTCCAGGAGGGACTCCGCCCGGGGACAGCGGTCCCGTACGAGACCGGAGACCAGTGCCGCCTCCGCGGCGAAGTCCTGGCCACGAGCCGAGTACACCAGGTCGTAGAGCGGGGCGAGGTGCCGGGTGAAGGACGAGGCTTCCCGCCGGCCGCCGGTCACCCGGGGTGCCCCGGAACCACCGGGTCGGCCGCGGCCGGGCGGGCCAGGGCCTTCGGCGGGCGGCGCAGCGCGTGCCGCAGCACCCGCAGGGCGGTGCGCGGGCGCATCAGGGCCTGTGGCGGGTCGATGAGCCCGGCCACTCGCATCATGCCGTCCGTCAGCCGGGCGTCCTTGGTGGCCGCGTACTGCACCCGAGCCATGTAGGCGTTGCCGAACCGCACCTTCAGCGTGCGGCGCCCCTCCACGCCGGGGAAGGCCAGATCGCCGCCCGCCGAGACGTCCCAGGGGATGTCGATCGCCCGCGAGACGTCCCGGTGGAAGAGCTGCGGGACGACGGGCCCGCCCCGCCGCAGCCGCTCGCGCAGCGCCGTCGCCTCGATCGCGGCGACACTCATGCCCTGCCCGTAGACCGGGTTGAAGCTGCACACGGCGTCCCCCAGGACGAGCAGCCCGCCGGGGAAGCGGGTCAGGCGCTCGTAGCGGCGGCGCACGCTCGCCGGGAAACGGAAGGACACCGGGTCGTCGAGCGGCTCGGCGCCGCGGACCGCGCGGTAGATGTCCGGTACCGGAAGCGACCGCACATACTCCAGGAACGCCTCGGGATCGGTGGGCGGCTGGTCACCGAGGATGCCCGTCAGCGACAGGATGCAGCGATCCGGGCCGACCTGGCCGAAGAACGCGCCGCGCGGATGGTCGGGCGAGGCGACCGGATTGATCGACTGCACGCCGTCGAACATCCCGGGCTCCGTGCGATAGTGCCGTGTGGTGTACGCCAGGTCGATCTTCACGCGCTCCTCGTCGGGCCTCTGGTAGCCGAACTCCTCCAGCCACACCGGGGTGCGCGAGCCCCGTCCTGTCGCGTCGACCACCAGGTCGGCCGCCAGCTCGTCGATGGTGTCGTCCGCGATCCGGCGTATCCGGACTCCAGTGATCCGCTCGTGGGACGGTGTGGCGGTCAGCCCGAGGATCTCGTGGCCGTCCCGGAACACCACACCCGGCAGGGCGGCCACCCGGTCCCGTGCGCACCCCTCCAGATAAGGGCGCGGCGGGGTCAGCGACGTGAGACCGGTCCGGGCCGGGCGCAGTCGGCGCGCGTCGAAGAACCAGCGCATCTCGCCGAGGTCGCCGACCGGCATCCCGGCGGAGGCCAGCTCCTCGGTGAAGCCGGGGAAGAGATCCTCCAGGATCAGCTGCCCCCGGGCGTGCAGCCCGTGGGCGTGCCGGGTGTGCGGGGTGCCCCGCCGGGGCCCGCGGACACCGACCACCGTGTCACGGTCGACCACCACGACCTCGGTGTAGAACTCGGCGAGTACACGGGCGGCGAGGATTCCGGCCATGCTCCCACCGAGCACGACGGCCCGGTCCCTGGTGCGGCTGGTCATCGCGGGTACCTCCTCTGGGATCGCTGAACGGACGTTCTCCGTCCTGCGCGTACGACCTTCGCGCCCCGTGACGCCGACCCGCATCTCCTGGATTGCGCACTGCTGTGAACAGGACCCCGCGGTAGGGCATTCCAGAAGATGCCGTGCGGTGGACGCGACCACCACGATGACGGTGATTCCCGGACACTCCCGAGCCTGGAGGTACGTTGATGCGCAGCGCGGCCCGGTGGACCCGTACCCGACACCGGCACATCCGGCTGCCCGGCGCGATCGGGCTGGCGGTGGCCACGGCCTTCTCCCTCGGCGCCGCGCCACCGCAGGGCGCCGCGCCACCGGACCCGGTCTCCGCCCCTGCCCCTGCCCCCGCGGCCGCCCGCCCGGCCGGGGAGCAGCCGCGTGCCGTCACCTTGATCACCGGCGACCGGGTGCTGCTGACCGGAGCGGGTCGGTCACCCGCCGGGGTCGAGCGGGCCCCGGGGCGCACCGGTGTGCGGTTCAGCAGTTACCGCGTGGACGGCCACCAGTACGTCGTCCCGGAGGACGCGCGGCACCTGCTGCGCGCGGGCCGCGTCGACCGGCGGCTCTTCGACGTCACCGCGCTGCTGGGCGCGGGCTACCACGACCGGGGCGCGGACCTGCCGCTCACGGTGGACGGAGAGCGGCGGGGACTGCCCGCGGCGCAGCGGGCGGCCTTCTGGAAGGATCTGGCCGGCCGCTCCCGAGCCGCCGTCCCCCGTACGGCCCGCGCCCAGGGACCGGCGGAGGACGCCGACGGACCCCTTGTCCTGCTCGCCGACGGCGCGTCGGCGGACCTCGGGTCCCCCGCGGCGGAAGTCCGGGCGGACCGCGGCGCGGACGCGCCCGGCCGTACGCGCGCAGCCGCTGACTCCTCCACCTTGACCGTTCGCCATCTGGACCGGGACGGAACACCCGCCGCCGACTCCGAGACGATGGTCGTCGGGCTCGACGCACCGGTGCGCCACTTCCTCCACGACGACGACGGCACCGCTCAGGCACGGCTGCCGCGCGGCCGGTACCTGCTCGTCGGCGACATCGTCGACCGGGCGGGCAACTGGCACCGGGTCGTACGGCCCCTCCTCGACCTGACCGGGGACACGGTGGTCACCGTCGACGCCCGCACCACCCGGCCCGTCACCACGGCCGTCGCCCGCCCCGGCGCCCGGCCCGCCGCGGTCGACCTGGGGATCGAACGGCACCACGGCGACCGTGTGATCAGTGTCTCCCTGGGCTCCGCGGCCTTCGGCCGGCTCTACACCGCGCAGCTCGGCCCCTCGGTTCCCGCCGCCGCCATGACCTCCGGGATCTCCTCCACCTGGGGCGCCCCCGGGCCCGCGGGAGACTTCAGCGACACGCCCTACAGCTACCATCTGCTCGACACCCGCCCCGGCGGGTTCTTCACCGGCTTCGAACGCCGGGTCCGCGACGCGGAGCTGGCCCGGCTGGAGGCGTCCCACCTCACCCAGACCACCGGCAGACGGGGCGTGAAGGGCTTCTTCGGCAAGGCGCCGGGCTTCGCGGCCGTGTCCGGGACGATGCTCCCCGTCACCCTGCCGTCCCGGGTCACGCACTACCTCGACACCCGGGACACCGAGTGGTCCGGCGCCTTCGGCGAACAGATCACCGGCGCCGACGGATTCGGCCAGTACGCCACCGCCATGGGCTCCGACTACCGCGCCTACCGCGCCGGGCAGCGGACCACCGAGCGGTGGAACGCGGCTGTGTTCGCGCCCTTCCTCTTCCGCCCCGACCACGCGGGCCGCAAGGGCGACACGATGTGGGTCGGGGTGCCCCTCTTCACCGACCAGGACGACCACCGGGCGGGTTCGCTGACCGACAGCGAGTCCATCCGCCTCTACCGGGACGGGCGGCTCGTCGGCGTCTCCGGCGGCGGCCAGCTCACGACCCGGGTACCGCCCGGCCCCGGCAGGTTCCGCATCGAGAGCAGCGCTTCCCGGCCCTCCTGGTTCCGTCTCTCGGACCGGGTGAAGTCGGTGTGGACCTTCTCATCGGACACGACGCCCGGCGCCGGCGCGCCCCTGCCGCTGTGGGCGGTCCGGTACTTCCCCCGGGTCGACGCCCACAACAACCTCGTGCCCGAGCCCGGCCGGGCGGCTTCGCGGACCTTCAGCCTCCCGCTCTCCGCCGAGCCCCATCCGGGCGCGGACACCGGCGCCGTACGGTCGCTGCGGCTGAACGTCTCCACCGACGGGGGCGCCACCTGGCGGCCCGCCCCGGTCGTACCGGACGGCTCCGGCGGGTGGCGGGCGACGGTACCCCGTCCGCACGGCGCCCAGGGCCTGTCCCTGCGGGCCCGGCTGACCGACGAACGGGGCAACACCCTGGAGCAGACCACCCACAACGCCCTGCGGGCCGGGGGCACGGCGCCGCCCGACCCCGGCACCGGCCCCGCCGAGCCGTCGCGCACCTGCACCAACGCCCCGGCGACTCCCCACCTGAGCCACAGCGGCTTCCGGATTCTCAGCTCGGCGCGCAACGACTGCTCGACCCCCACCACGTTCTGGCTGCTCCGCTACGACGCGGACCGTTCGGAATGGCACACCATCACGGAGAACGTCATCCACGCGGGTGCCACCGCGGACGCCGAGTGGCCCTGCCGGGGCAGCGGCACACATACCTACCGGGCCGTCCAGTTCGACCCGAACATGATGTTCACCAAGGCGTCCCCCGCTGTCTCCATCCGCTGCTGAGACCACGAGACCGGCCCAGGGAGGCCCCCATGCGCGTCCTGTTCACCGTCTGGCCCAACCCTTCACACCTCTACCCCGTGGTGCCCCTCGCCTGGGCGCTGCGCAGCGCCGGGCACGAGGTCTGTGTCGCCGCCCACCCGGAGGTGGCCGACGCCATCGCCGCCGTGGGACTCACCGCCGTCCCCCTCGGCGACCCCGCTCTCATGCCTGTCCCCCTCGGGCCGGGCCGGGCCTATACGGCCGAGCGCGCCCAGGTCGCCCGTGTCACCGAGGAGCTGGCGCTCGGCCCCGAAGACCGTGAGCTCTGGGACACTTTCAGCCAGTTCATGTTCCCGGCGATCTGGGACTTCCACCCCTACGGCGCGGCTCCCGACGAGCCGAGCCCCGCCATGGACGCCCTGGTCGCGTTCGCCCGGGAGTGGCGCCCCGACCTGGTGCTCTGGGACCCCTGCTTCCCCGGTGCCGCCGTCGCGGCCCGCGCCTGCGGCGCCGCGCAGGCCCGTTTCATCACGGCGCCGGACTGGTGGGGCTGGTCCGTCGACCGGCTCGCCGAGCGGGCCGCCGCGGCCACGGGACCGTGCGAGGACCCGCTCCTGCGCACCCTCGGCCCGGTCGCCGAGCGCTACGGCCAGAGCCTGGACGACGAGCTGATCCGCGGCCAGTGGACCGTCAGCACCCTGCCCGAGTCGATGAGCATCCCCGTCAGCACCCCGACGGTCCGCGTCCGCTGGGTGCCGTTCTCCAGCCAGACGGTGATGCCCTCCTGGCTGCGCCCGCTGCCGGACCGGCCCCGGGTGGGCCTCTCACTGGGCCTGTCCTGGCGCCGCTATCTGGAAGGCGGCTGGGACCATGTCCCCGCGTTGCTGGACGCGGTCTCCGGGCTCGACATCGAGGTCGTCGCCACCCTCAACGCCAAGCAGCTCGCCGGAGTCGGAGAGCTGCCCGGCAATGTCCGCGCCGTCGACTATGTTCCGCTGGATCAGCTCGTGCCGACCTGCTCCGCCCTCATCCACCACGGTGGCCTCGCCACCTACTCCGCGGCGGTGTCCCTGAACGTTCCGCAGCTCATCACCGACACCCTCACGGCGGACGTCCTGGCGGTCGAGGAGGGCGGCGGCATGGGCGCCACCAAGCACGCGGCGTCCCCCGTCTCCGTGCGCCGGGTCCTCGACGAGGGGGCCGGTCTTGTCCTGGACATCGGCACGCCCTCGGCCGAGGCGATGCGCGAGCGCATCGCGCGCGTCCTGGGCGAGCC
Coding sequences:
- a CDS encoding class I SAM-dependent methyltransferase, with the translated sequence MTGGRREASSFTRHLAPLYDLVYSARGQDFAAEAALVSGLVRDRCPRAESLLDMGCGTGEHLLALRHGFRHVEGVDLSAPMAEVARRKLPGVAVHVADMREVDLGRSYDAVISLSTAVAYLPSPRDLVAALRRMERHLAPGGVLVVEPWYFPETFLDGHVAADVVRGGGVTVTRASHTRRGPASAAVESHWVVADARGIEHFTETHVFGLWTRRQYLDAFAEAGCAAEYLPDVQSGRGLFVARRAPV
- a CDS encoding TIGR03084 family metal-binding protein, with product MSELTTVLKDLAAAGDETDRMVADLDDAQWALDTPAPGWTITDQIAHLTFVFRLAGTAAADPETFRALAEGAKGDFDGAVRAALAAYRGDSPSALLARWRDQRAETIDALAAVPPDRVVPWLVNPLPPAVLACAGLMETFAHGQDIADALGLRREPADWLRHIAGFAVLTRDFGYQTHGLTPPVEPFRFELTGPSGQPWTFGPEDAAQRVTGPALDFCLLVTRRRHRDDLALTATGAAADHWLGIAQAYRGPAGEGRRPGQFPGTAR
- a CDS encoding FAD-dependent oxidoreductase gives rise to the protein MTTAQNTDVLVVGSGFGGAIAAYHLAAGGARVTVLERGPWLEGKDFEHDYKLGSSYTRAFDFTVGDGMSVLGGNCVGGGSVVYFASMPRAPRFVFERHGSIGRRMWPAAINRDTLDPWYDRVAEAMPVTTQTWDDVTYAGGLWAAACHHAGRTANPLPVAVDTERCVNCNWMMAGCRFDAKRSLLFNYLPAALAHGARVLPLHEVQRIERTDDGGYRVHYDTVDEEDYRVHTGTGAIDAKLVVLAAGAGATPVILQRSEAALGTMPRAVGRYFSGNGERLNTAVINEDRAAEVLGLTRGEGPAYGANHIGRGPTVASWDRLDGSLPEYSRYSLEQLYFPPGLGTILAQTARGEGPTWFGRHKKEILKRWSSWLTIFTMSEDDNEGVFGPPPPTGNATRISQQMLGHGSLSYVPTPNTLHGWASSDAEVADILGRDGLAEVMPWTNDVVGAYTVHPLASCRMGDDPGTSALDDGNELRGHPGIFVTDSSAIPGALTVNPAMTIAAVAERAMPGIVRAARERGIDVTYGAPAPDGATSGRRGVLPLTTPLVRG
- a CDS encoding nucleotide disphospho-sugar-binding domain-containing protein, with the protein product MRVLFTVWPNPSHLYPVVPLAWALRSAGHEVCVAAHPEVADAIAAVGLTAVPLGDPALMPVPLGPGRAYTAERAQVARVTEELALGPEDRELWDTFSQFMFPAIWDFHPYGAAPDEPSPAMDALVAFAREWRPDLVLWDPCFPGAAVAARACGAAQARFITAPDWWGWSVDRLAERAAAATGPCEDPLLRTLGPVAERYGQSLDDELIRGQWTVSTLPESMSIPVSTPTVRVRWVPFSSQTVMPSWLRPLPDRPRVGLSLGLSWRRYLEGGWDHVPALLDAVSGLDIEVVATLNAKQLAGVGELPGNVRAVDYVPLDQLVPTCSALIHHGGLATYSAAVSLNVPQLITDTLTADVLAVEEGGGMGATKHAASPVSVRRVLDEGAGLVLDIGTPSAEAMRERIARVLGEPSFREGAGRLREEHLAMPSPHDTVPVLEKLTARHRP
- a CDS encoding epoxide hydrolase family protein, producing the protein MRPFRIDIPQQDLDDLHERLDRVRWPREAPDGGWDRGVPLGYLKELTAYWRTAYDWRAAEARLNEHPQFLADIEGVTVHFLHVRSPEPDARPLVLTHGWPGSVVEFLGVIGPLTDPRRYGGDPADAFHLVVPSLPGHGFSGPAPGPGWGYPQIARVWDALMRGLGYDTYLAQGGDHGAFISLELARLAPDRVTGVHVNMLFAIPSGDPAELADLTPSDLERLGRMVRFDQELSGYMKLQATRPQTISYGLTDSPVGQLAWIIEKFMEWTDSETSPEEAVDRDVLLTNVMLYWLTGTAATSAHLFYDARPYMQKVFTPGVRPEPVPVPLGVLVLKPDFAPVRSLAERDHPGIVHWTEIERGGHFATLEQPTAFVADVREFARRLP
- a CDS encoding FAD-dependent oxidoreductase, whose protein sequence is MTSRTRDRAVVLGGSMAGILAARVLAEFYTEVVVVDRDTVVGVRGPRRGTPHTRHAHGLHARGQLILEDLFPGFTEELASAGMPVGDLGEMRWFFDARRLRPARTGLTSLTPPRPYLEGCARDRVAALPGVVFRDGHEILGLTATPSHERITGVRIRRIADDTIDELAADLVVDATGRGSRTPVWLEEFGYQRPDEERVKIDLAYTTRHYRTEPGMFDGVQSINPVASPDHPRGAFFGQVGPDRCILSLTGILGDQPPTDPEAFLEYVRSLPVPDIYRAVRGAEPLDDPVSFRFPASVRRRYERLTRFPGGLLVLGDAVCSFNPVYGQGMSVAAIEATALRERLRRGGPVVPQLFHRDVSRAIDIPWDVSAGGDLAFPGVEGRRTLKVRFGNAYMARVQYAATKDARLTDGMMRVAGLIDPPQALMRPRTALRVLRHALRRPPKALARPAAADPVVPGHPG